Part of the Candidatus Eisenbacteria bacterium genome is shown below.
CCCCATACTGGAACCGGCGCATCGGACACCACCTTCGGGGGCGGGTCCATTCGCGGGGCGCGAGGGATTGAAGCACGCGCGATTTCGCGCCCCAGGGATCGCGCCTCGCGGGCCAACGGGCGGGCGGCCGCAAGAATCCAGTCCGCGGGCGCGTCGTGCGGGCTTGGACGGGCGGTGTTCGCCAGCGCGCATCTTGCTGAGCGAGCTGACCGCAGGGCGGCGCGCCCGCGCGCAAACGCGTCAAGCGGAAACTTCGCGATGCCTTCGCGCGTCGGGCGCCGCGCCCCGCTCGCGCCAGCGCCTCGAGCAGAAGCTTCGCGCCCGCCTCGCGCGCCGACCGCGACACCGCGCCCAGGCGCCAGCGCTTCGACCAGCAGCTTCGCGCCCACCACGCGAGCCGCCCGCCACACCGCGGACCGTCGCGCCAGCGCTTCAAGCACACACCTCACGCCCCACCCCCATGCCCCGCTCTCCGCGCCACCGCCGAGCGCCAGCCGGAGCCGACGACGCACCCACCGCGGTCGCCCGCGCGGTCCGGTCCTGCGCATTGCCAGCGCGACGTTTCGGAGGCAATATGCGACCCGCTCCGCGGAGGCGGCCGCTCCCGCCGTGGCACGCGCCGCGCGGAGCGCGACCAACCCCGAGGCCCTCCACCGCGAGGGCGGGAGAGCCCCACAGGTGCCCACGGAAACGGCCACGTCCGCCGGCCTCTCGTTCGAGCTGAGCGAGGAGGCCCTGCAGGTCCGCGAGATGGTGAGGGATTTCGCCGAGAGCGAGATCCGCCCGATCGCGGCGCGGATCGACGAGACCCACGAGTTTCCGACCGAGAACGTCAGGAAGCTGGCGGAACTCGGGCTGCTCGGCATGTTCGTGCCCGAGGAGTACGGCGGCGCGGGCATGACCTACCAGGCCTACGTGGTCGCGATCGAGGAACTCTCGCGCGTGTGCGCGAGCCACGGCGTCATCGCCTCCGTCAACAACTCGCTCGTCTGCTACCCGCTCATGACCTACGCGAGCCACGAGCAGAAGAAGCGCTGGCTCGAGCCGCTCGCGAAGGGCGAGCTGCTGGGCGCGTACTGCCTGACCGAGCCGAACGCGGGCAGCAACGCGGCGAATCAGCAGACGACCGCGGTGCTCGACGGCGACGAGTGGGTGCTGAACGGCTCGAAAATCTTCATCACCAACGCGGGGCCGGCCGACGTGCTGATCACCTACGCGGCGACCGACCGGGCCGCGGGCCCCAAGGGCATCTCGGCGTTCATCGTGGACGCGAAGGTGCCGGGCGTGCGCAAGGGCAAGAAGGAGCACAAGCTCGGCATTCACGCCTCGGACACGCGCGAGATCTACTACGAGAACGCCCGCATTCCGAAGGACTGCCTGTTCGGCGAGCTCAACAAGGGCTACTCGGTGGCGCTGGCGACGCTGGGCGGCGGCCGCATCGGCATCGCCGCGCAGGCGCTGGGCATCGCGCAGGCGTGCGTCGAGGCGGCGGTCGCCTACGCGAACACGCGCGAGCAGTTCGACCGCAAGATCGGCGAGTTCGACGCGATCCGGCAGATGCTCGCGGACTCCGCGGTCGAGCTCGAGACGGCGCGGCTGCTGGTGTACCAGTCCGCGTGGCTGCGCGACCAGGGCCGGCCGCACGTGAAGGAGGCCTCGCTCGCCAAGTGGCACGCCTCGGAGGCGGCCTCGCGCTGCGCGAACCTCGCCGTGCAGGTGCACGGCGGCTACGGCTACATGACCGAGTACCACGTCGAGCGCTACCTGCGCGACGCGAAGATCTGCGAAATCTACGAAGGCACCACCGAAGTGCAGAAGATGGTGGTGGCCGGCCAGGTGCTGAAGGAGCACGCGCTGTCCTGAGCCCGGCGTCCAATCCTCGAGGAGGTTCCAAGGCATGAAGCGTCCCGTTCGCCCCATCGCGCTGGTGATCCTCACGCTGTGCGCCCTCTATCCGGGCCTGACGTCGGTCTTCCAGGGTCTTTATCCGTGGGTCACGGCGCACGCCTTCGAACAGATGGGCCAGCAGGGGCCGTTCGTGGACATGCTCGTCAAGGTGGGGCTGCCGATCTGGGTGCCCAACCTGCTCAAGGCGGGCATCGGCCTGGCGTGGCTGGCCTCGGTGCCGGGCCTGTGGTTCGGCGAGGGCAGGGCGTGGCCGCTGGCTCTGCTCGCGGCGGCGGGCTCGCTGCTGCTGGGTCCGGGACCGGCGTTCATGGGCGTGGTCGGACTGATCTGCCTCACGGTCTTCCGCGAAACGGAACAGCACCGGCCGGCCTGAGGCCGCGCGAAGGGACGACGTGAACCTCGACCTGACCGAAGAGCAGATCCAGATCCGCGACGCGGTGCGCGAGCTGTGCCGCTCGGAGTTCGCCCCGCACGCGGCGGCGTGGGACGCCGAGCAGGGCGTGCCGCACTCGGCGATCGAGAAACTGGCCGAGCAGGGTTTCCTGGGCATGGCGATCCC
Proteins encoded:
- a CDS encoding acyl-CoA dehydrogenase family protein; this encodes MPSRVGRRAPLAPAPRAEASRPPRAPTATPRPGASASTSSFAPTTRAARHTADRRASASSTHLTPHPHAPLSAPPPSASRSRRRTHRGRPRGPVLRIASATFRRQYATRSAEAAAPAVARAARSATNPEALHREGGRAPQVPTETATSAGLSFELSEEALQVREMVRDFAESEIRPIAARIDETHEFPTENVRKLAELGLLGMFVPEEYGGAGMTYQAYVVAIEELSRVCASHGVIASVNNSLVCYPLMTYASHEQKKRWLEPLAKGELLGAYCLTEPNAGSNAANQQTTAVLDGDEWVLNGSKIFITNAGPADVLITYAATDRAAGPKGISAFIVDAKVPGVRKGKKEHKLGIHASDTREIYYENARIPKDCLFGELNKGYSVALATLGGGRIGIAAQALGIAQACVEAAVAYANTREQFDRKIGEFDAIRQMLADSAVELETARLLVYQSAWLRDQGRPHVKEASLAKWHASEAASRCANLAVQVHGGYGYMTEYHVERYLRDAKICEIYEGTTEVQKMVVAGQVLKEHALS